Proteins encoded by one window of Marixanthomonas sp. SCSIO 43207:
- a CDS encoding RNA methyltransferase: MQNRKLKNSELERISPSEFKEADKTPLIIILDNIRSLNNIGSVFRTADAFLTKKIYLCGITAQPPHKDIQKTALGATDSVEWEYAENTMDVISKLQDEGVFVASIEQAELSVSLEDFSLQRAMTYAVVFGNEVKGVQQEVVSASDAVIEIPQYGTKHSLNISVSVGVVVWDFFSKLKK; the protein is encoded by the coding sequence ATGCAAAATAGAAAGTTAAAAAACAGTGAGCTAGAACGAATTTCTCCTTCTGAATTTAAAGAGGCCGATAAAACACCACTTATTATCATTCTTGATAATATAAGAAGCCTTAATAATATAGGCTCGGTCTTTCGCACGGCAGATGCTTTCTTAACAAAGAAAATTTACCTGTGCGGCATAACAGCGCAACCACCACATAAAGATATACAAAAAACAGCGTTGGGCGCTACCGATAGTGTGGAGTGGGAATATGCTGAAAACACAATGGATGTAATTTCTAAATTACAAGATGAAGGTGTTTTTGTAGCTTCTATTGAACAGGCTGAACTTTCTGTTTCGCTAGAAGATTTTTCACTTCAAAGAGCGATGACATATGCAGTGGTTTTTGGTAATGAAGTAAAAGGCGTGCAACAAGAGGTTGTTTCGGCGAGTGATGCGGTGATTGAGATTCCGCAATATGGCACTAAACATTCGTTAAATATTTCAGTGAGTGTTGG